The Gemmatimonadaceae bacterium region TGCCCTGTCCAACCATAAGGACGGCATCTACGACACGCTGGCGAGCATGGCGCTCATCCATCAGTCGGGCGGCGGCACGGGCTTCTCGTTCTCGCGGCTGCGGGCCAAGGGGTCCATGGTGCGTTCCACCACGGGCGTGGCCTCGGGTCCCATCTCGTTCATGAAGCTGTACGACGCCAGCACCGACGCGGTGAAGCAGGGCGGCACTCGGCGCGGGGCCAACATGGGCATCCTGCGCGTGGATCACCCCGACATTCTCGAGTTCATCAGCTGCAAGGAAGACCTCACGCAGGTGACGAACTTCAACATCTCCGTGGCGGTGACGTCGAAGTTCATGGAAGCGGTGGAGCACAAGACCAGCTACGACCTCGTCGATCCGGCCAACGGCAAGGTGGTGGGCCAGCTCGACGCGAACATGGTCTGGGACAAGATGATCCTGGGCGCGTGGCGCACGGGCGAGCCGGGCTGCTTCTTCATCGACGAGGCCAACAAGTACAATCCGGTGCCGCACCTTGGCGCGTACGAGGCCACCAATCCGTGTGGTGAGCAGCCGCTGTTGGCCTACGACGTGTGCAATCTGGGTTCGATCAACGTGGGCTACTACGTGCAGGACGGCGTGATGGATTGGGACGCGCTCCGGCGCGACGTCCATCTGTCCACGCACTTCCTGGACAACATCATCGACGTGAACAAGTACCCGCTGCCCGAGATCGACGCGCTGTCCAAGCGCATCCGCCGCATCGGGCTGGGTCTCATGGGCTTTGCCGACATGCTGGTGCGTCTGGGCATCGCGTACGACACGCCCGAGGGCGTGGAGATGGGGCGCAAGGTGATGGAGTTCCTGGACGTCGAGGGCAAGCGGGAGAGCCAGCGGCTGGCCGAGGAGCGCGGGCCGTTCGCGGAGTGGGCGCGGTCCATCTGGGGGCCCGACGAGACCTGCGCGCGCGACGCCGAGGGCAAGCGCATCCGTCCCATGCAGATGCTGCGCAACTGCAATGTCACCACGGTGGCCCCGACCGGAACGATCTCGATCATCGCCGGCTGTTCGTCGGGGTTGGAGCCGCTGTTCGCCGTGGCGTTCATGCGCAATCAGGCGGGCGTGATGATGCCCGACGTGAACGAGGACTTCGTGCGCATTGCCAGGGCCGAGGGGTGGTACAGCGAGGAGTTGATGGCGCGGATCGCCAAGGAAGGCACGATCGCGATGCCCGAGGTGCCGGAGCGCTGGCAGCGGGTGTTCGTGACGGCCAATCAGATCCTGCCCGAGTGGCACATCCAGATGCAGGCGGCGTTCCAACTTCACTGCGACTCGGCCATCTCCAAGACCACCAACTTTGCGCACACGGCCACCGTGGACGACGTGCGCAAGATCTACGAGCGCGCGTACGCGCTCAACTGCAAGGGCGTGACGGTGTACCGCGATGGGTCGCGGGACAACCAGGTGCTGTCCACCGGGGCCACGCAGAAGGCGGCCGCGGAGCGTGACGGCAGCGCCAAGGCGTCGCGCGAGGAGATGGGCGATCTGCGGGGGACGATCGCCGAGCAGGACGCGGAGATCGAGCGGTTGAAGAAGAAGGTGTACGACGTGGAGGCGGAGAATCTGCAGCGGCGGGCCAAGCGGTCGCGGCCCGAGAAGCTGCGGGGCACGACCATCCGCAAGGAGACGCCGTTGGGGACGATGTTCGTGAGCATCAACGAGGATGATCGCGGGCAGCCGTTCGAGGTGTTCATCACGTTGGGCAAGGCGGGCGGGAGCGCGATGGCAGACGCCGAGGCGATGGGTCGGTTGATCTCGCTGGCGTTGCGGTCGGGCATTCCGCTGCCCGAAGTGCACCGGCAGCTCAGAGGCATCTCGTCGGACCGGGTGGTGGGACTCGGACCGAACAAGGTGATGAGCGTGCCCGATGCGATCGGGCTCGCGTTGGAGGAATGGATGCGGGACAAGCAGGGGGTGCAGCAGGAGCTGATCGCGGATCGTTCCGCGCCGGGCGATGCGACGGACCCTGTGGTGGTGCGGCAGGTGGGCAAGGCGACGCCGGCGGCGGGTGGCGCCGGCCAGGCGCAGTTCGAGTTGGAGGCGTTCGACGGCGGGCAGGCGTTCATGGGAACGTGCCCGGACTGCGGATCACAGCTCGAGTATGCCGAGGGGTGCGTGAAGTGTCACGTGTGCGGGTTTAGTGAATGTGGGTAGGACGGTAGGACGGCAGGGGGGTAGGACGGTTGACCCGCGCACACTGCAGACGGCGCCCCAGCGATGGGGCGCCGTTGTACTTTAGGGATCCTGGCAGGGAAGCCGCGTTCTAATCTTTCTAATGTCCGGCTCACCGTTCACGAGGAGGCACCGATGGTGCAGCGAATCAGGCGATTCTCGATCGGGCAGACGGCGAAGATGATGGGGATCCTGTACGCCCTGATGGGGCTGATTTTCGCGCCGATCTTTCTTTTCGTTGCGCTGTCCGCGCCGCAGGGGACAACCGGCCCGTGGGGAGTGGGTGTGGCCGTCGTGATGCCCGTGCTGTACGGGGTGTTCGGATTCGTCTTCGTGGCGCTGGGCTGCGCGTTGTACAACTGGGTGGCGGGGTGGATGGGCGGGATCGAAGTGGAGATGGAGATGCCGGGCGGAAGTGCGTAGGCGGCGGAAGAGGAATTGGAGGCTGTGACGGTCATTCGCGAGCCGTTGCTCCTGACCGCGTAGCGAACGCCGCGGTCGTGAAGCGCCTTGATCTGATCCGCGCTCGAAAGATCTGCCGGAATCTTGACATTCCGGCCCCTGAGCGGGACTAACGTCAACCATCTTTCACGCGTGACGACTTACCGATTCACCACATATTTCGAGGAGGAAGTGCTGCGGAAACGGCCCTACCTCCGCAAAGAGTGGTGCATTCGCGCCATCGAAAAACCGCTTCGCAAGGAGCGCCAGGAGAGCAATCGCTGGCGTTTTTGGATCGCGGTCCCGGAACTGGATGGTCGCTTCCTGCGAGTCGTCACCCTTGATGATCAGATTACTATTCATAACGCCTTCCCGGATCGGGGATTCAAGCCATGAAACTGAACTATCACGCGGACACCGACTCGCTGTATATCGATCTCTCGGAGCAGCCGAGCGTCGAGACGCGTACCGTCTCGGAGGGGATCGCGTTGGATTATGATCGGGCGGGCAACCTCGTCGGCATCGATATCGATAACGCGAGCACCAAGGTGCAGCTCAAGCATCTGATCCTGAACAAGCTGCCCGCCGAGATCGAGACCATCGCCGGCTAGAGATCATGACTGGCCTGGCCCTCACGCCTGCTCGTGGACCAACTCCTCCCATGACAACGCAGCAGTTGCCAGAGCTACCGGCGATCGGGACTCGTTGTTGACGTGGCACGCCGTGCCCTGACACTCGCTTGCCGCGGGCGGCCGCGCAGCGTCGTTAGCCCCCGAAGGAGTGATCCGTGAAGTCTCGACCGTGGGTTCGGCGAAGCGTGTTGGCTGGCGCGCTGGCTGTCTTGGCCGTGGTGGTGTGGGGCACGCTCGCCGGAGCGCTTCGGCAACTGTCCCGATCTCAAACGCTGGGCACCCGGATCGAGACCGCCGTTCAGCTCATGGGTTCGCTCTTGAGCGTGCTCGTCATGGCTACCTGTTTCTGGCAGCGGCGTTGGGCGCATCCGCTACGTATGGCGTGGGCGGTGTCGCTGGCCATCACGAGCGGCCTTTCGGCGCTCGTCTGGGGTCCACCCATGTTCGGCGTCGCGCTCCTGTTCGCCGCAGCAACGCTGCTCGTCGCGCTGGGGTTCATCCGGGTCCTGCGTTGGGCGCAGGCCGAACAGGAACGCCGATGACGTCAGCGATCACTCTCGACCGCTTCGCGACGCGAGTACTGTGGGCGCTCGCTTTCATTGCGGCCGGCCCTCCTCACTCGGCGCTGGCCGCTCAAGCACACGGTGAACTCTCACTGGCCGTGACGGACACCGCGTCCACGGTGGTACGGCAAATCGCTCCCAACCTGTGGCTCGAGGTGCGGGGCGATGCCGGCGGGTGGGAAGTGGCGGCGAGAGCGTCCGCTGAACGACGCGGAGACAACCTCCTGTATCACAGCCGGGAATGGCACGGGCCATATCCAACCCAAGTGTATCCGTGGCTGGAAGCGACGAACTACTTCGGGCGGAGCGTTCGGGTGCTCCCGGTGCGCGGCTACCCGTGGATCATACAGCTCTCCTGTGAGGGCTGCGTCACGAAGGGGAGCGGCACCTCGTCGCGGTTCGTCGCGGGTGTGCTGCACGTCAGTTGGAGAATCGAGTCGGAACCGCAGCACGGCAAGCCGCGCCGTCCAGCCGCCGCACAGACCGCGCGGTGCGCGGCCACCGCTACGTCGCTTACCCCCGCACATTGGTCGGCGCCGAGCATGCCGGCGACCATGGCGCCGGCCGGCCACCTGCAGTTGGTGGCCGACGTCCCACTTCCGGGGCCGGCCAACCGGTTCGACTACCAGAGCGTGGATCCGGCCAGCCGCCGCCTGTACATCAGCCATATGGACGCCGGCCGGCTGCTGGTGTTCGACCTCGATGCGTCGCGCGTCGTGGGCGACGTCGGCGGCGTCGATCGGGCAACGGGGGTGCTGGCCGTCCCCGAACACCACACGATCTACGTATCGGCGGCCGGCGTGCACCAGGTGGTCGCGGTCGACGACCAAACGCTCACGGTCCAGGCACGGATCGCCGGGGCGCGCTTTCCCGACGGCATCGCCTACGCGCCGGCGGAGAACAAAGTCTTCGTCTCGGACGAATCGGGCGGCGTGGATCTGGTGATCGATGCCCGCACCAATACTCTGCGCGGCCTGATCGCACTCGGCGGCGAGGCGGGCAACACGCACTACGACTCGGAGTCGCACTGCATTCTCGTGGCGGTGCAGACGCGCAATCAGCTGGTGGCCATCGACCCGGCGAGCGAGAAGGTGGTGGCCCGCTACGACCTTCCGGGATCGGACCACCCGCACGGATTCACCGTAGATGAGACGGGGCGCCTGGCGTTCGTGTCGTCCGAAGGCAACGCCACGCTGCAGCTGCTCGATCTGCGCACCATGAAAGTACTGGCCACGTACCCGGTGGGCGACGACCCCGACGTGCTCGCGTGGGACGCGGCGTGGCGGCGGCTCTACGTGGCGTCGGAATCGGGCGTCGTGAGTGTGTTCAACGCAACGCGGAATGCGCTGCAGCCGGTGGAAGTGCTCCACATTCCGCACGCGCACTCGGTGGCGGTGGATCCGCTGACCCACCGGGTGTACCTGCCACTGCAGAACGTGGACGGCCGCCCCGTGCTCCGGATCCTCGCTGCCGACCGCGATCATCACTGATCGCCTGATTCCGCTCCGCACCGGCGGCGGTCGAGCGCGCCTTGCGGTGATTCGGTACGCGCCGGCGCAATCTGATTTCAATCGTTTGGCATTCGGCGGCGATATATAAGTAGGGGACCGACCACTCGGCACCCCGCGCGGCGCAGATTGCGCCCCGCGCTCCTCGCCACGGTCACCTGACGCCGCCGTCGGGACCGTTGACCTCTCCGCCCTGCTCCCGGACTCCACGCGTGTGTCAGCCGACCTCTCCCATTGGCCACCGGACTGCTCGCGCGTGGCCGTCGAGTCCTCCGGCCGGTCACCCGACTTCGCACCTCGGCCACCCGGCTGCTCCACTCGGCCACCCGACCTCGCATCCCGGACAGCGGGCTCCTCCACCGGGTCACCGCGCTTCGCGGCGCGCCCACCGCGCGCCGCACTCCGTTCCCCCCACTTCTCCATCGGAGGCAGCACCATGAAGCACACGGAAGCCAACAAGCTCAAGTCGTTGCGGGCCGCGTACGCGTTCATCGCCGACCGCGCCGAGCAATTACCTGGCGTCGCAAGCTCCGGCGCCCGCCGCCGGCTGGGTGAACTTCTGTCCACCATCGACGACCACGCCGCCGCGCAGGCGGCCAGCGACCTCGCGGCGCAGATTGCCACCCGCAAGCGCCACGCCCTCCACACCGCGCTGCTCCGCGATCACATGGCGCCGATCGTCAGCATCGCCGCCGCCGAGTCGCTGGCCTCGCCCGCAGTGTCACCGCTGCGTATGCCCCCGCGCTGGACCAGCCCCGAGCAGTTGCGGGCGCACGCCGCCGGCATGGCCGAGTTCGCCGCGCAATCGGCTCATCTGTTTATCTCGGCGGGGCTCCCCACCGACTTCGCCGAGCAGCTCAACCGCGCCGCCGGCGCCATGCATGCGTCGGTGAACGAGCATACGCGTCACCGACTGGCACGCGCTCGGGCCACCGCCGGCCTCCGCATGGCGATCGCCGCGGCACGGCGGACGGTGAGCGCGCTCGACGCGATGGTCACGAGCGAACTCCGCGCCGACCCGGCGCTGCTCCGCGCGTGGAAGGTCGCGATCCGCCCGGAGCGCGTGCCGCGCCACGCCGCAGGCTCGAGCGTCGCGGTAGCGCCCGGGGTGGCGCTGGTGCCGATGGCAACGTCCGTGGCAGTGCAGCCGGTCGAGTTGCCGGATGCCGTCTTCGTCACCCCGCGCATCCGGGCAGCGATGGAGCGCATGCTGGCGTGGGCGCTCTCCAGCCGTATCTCGAGTGCCAGGCTCAGCGGACGAGAACGGCCGTTGCCTCCGTCAACGGGCGAGCGTGAATCGACCGAGAGAGATCTCCTCCGGCGCGGATGGCTCGAGATACTTTGGCGTTAACGTCAAATCGTAGGGCCCCGCAGCCAGAGAGTCTCCCAGCATGTCGGCCGTCGGGACATGTCCCCAAATGACCACCGAGTCGCCGGGGTTGAGGAGCTTGACGTATGGCAGGAGGTCACACGCCGACGCCGCGTACGCCGGGAACCAGTCCCACTTCAGTTGCCTCGTTCCTGGCAGATACGCACGTATGGCATTCGCGGGTCCGGTCTGCATGCAGTGATCCCACCCAACCGTCTGCGTGTCCGCTCCGATGTTGAGCACGCGAAGCCTCACTTGCACGGTATCCGGGTTTCCGATCAGACTGGCCGTGGCCGCGACGGAGAGCCCCGGCGGCCCCGGCGGCCCCGGCTGCACGGATCGAGTTGCCGAGCAGGCAACGACCACTGCAGCCACGCTGACGGTTGCAAGAACCCACCAGCGCGCGGTGGTCGACACACGCGAAATGACCTTGGCGCCCATAGGACTACCTCAGCTCCACTCTTCAACGTACAGTAATGGATCACAGCCGCAAGCCAGGAGGCTGGATACATGGCCCCGCCGCCGCTTGCCTCGCCGTCCGCCGCAGAGCGCCGGGGCGTTATCCAGCCAACGCCAGCCGTCATGTACCTCACGGATCTCTAATGCCGCGTTCATGATGGGTTAATCTGCGGGTAGTAAGCTCGAACGCATGCGGAAGTCACACGTTGGGTGTGCGTACCGCCGCGGCGCGGGAGTGCTCATGCTGAGCGCGGCTATTGCGACGCCGTTGGCCGTCGCGTGCGGCCAGGCACCAGACGAGGTCGTTTATGACTATGCGCACGTTGACCAACCCGCTCAGATGCGTGCCGGCATGCGGCCGCCGGTCTTTCCCATTCTGCTGCGCGAGGCCCATGTCGCGGGGAAAGTTGTTGTAAGCTTCATAGTTGATACGCGTGGCCGAGTTGATCTCCCCACATTTCGCGTATATCGGACCACGCACGAACTGTTCACCCAGGCCGTTCGTGACTGTCTGCCGAGGTTGCGGTTCACGCCCGCGCTACTGCGGGGGCACGCTGTTCGACAACTTGTGGTTGGTGCGTTCGATTTCCCGTTGGACACGACTCGTAGTAGATAACGGAATGGGAGCGCACCGCCGGTGGAGCGCTCCCCCGCGCGAGGAGGTATCCATGAGATTGCCGATGCACGATCGCCGCCACAGGCTTCTCCTGGCCGGCATGTTGCTGGCAATGGCAGGCGCCGCGCCGTGCTCCGCGCAGCAGCCCGTTGCGCGCGGCACGGGAATCATCACGGGCAGAGTGGTGGATTCCGTGGCCGCGCCGGTGCCCGGCGCGATCGTATCGCTCGATACCCTCGGCCTCGCGACCACCGCGGATTCAACTGGGACGTTTCGGATCGCTGGGGTGCCGCCCGGCCGGCGTACGCTCACGATACACGAGATCGGCTTCGCGACCACGAGTGTGCCCTTGTCGCTGGCCGCCGGCGAGACGGCGGTCCGAACCATCACGGTCGCACGATCCGCCGTGATGCTCCCGGCCGTCAGCTCCCGGGCGGTGGGGCAGTTCGGCAAGCCGGCGCGGCTTGCGTATACCATGAAGTACGATGAGTTCTACCGGCGCCGGTATTCGTCAACCACGAGCGGGCTGTTCTACACGCACGAGGACCTGCTGAAGATGAAGACGTCCGATCTGCCGGACATGCTGCAGCGCGTGCCGGGTCTTCGGTTGCGGCAGAACATGGGCAGCACCCAACTGTCCTTTCCCGGGTGCAGCAACAACCATATCCTGATCATGCTGGACTACCAGCGCGTCTGGCCTCCGGACAGCCTGCTCCGCGGGAGTTCCGGAACCGTCCCGATGCCGCCGACGAGGGGCGCCAGCGGTTCCCTGCCCACCATGGGAGGGTCCGGCGGCGATCCGTTCGAACTCATCGGCACGCTGCACATCAACAATGTCGAGGCAATCGAGGTGTACAAGGACTTCGCATCGCTGCCCCTGGATGCGATCGGCGAAATCTGCGGCGCGATCTACATCTGGACCCGCTGATGTGGAACGTGTTCGCTTCCAAACACCCGTCCCTTGTGTTTTCCCGGCCACTCGCGGCCGTCGCCCTGCTGGCCGTCGCCGCGGCGGTCCGGCCGCTGCCGGCGCAGACGGCCGACTCCAACTACGCGCGCTCCATCGCCGCGATCGCTCAGCGGCAGGCCGTTGACGACAGCATCGGGGCGCCCGGTGCGCGAAGCATCCTCCTCACCGGCGGCGCGCCAACGCCGCGCGTGATCGTGCTCCTCCACGGCCTCACCGACTCGCCGCGCCAATTCGAGAGGTTGGCGTATCTCCTGTACGCGGACGGCAACAACGTCTACGTGCCACGCCTTCCGGAACACGGCCTGCGCGGCGGAAGCGTGGGCGCGCTCTCCGCCCTGACCGCCGCCCAGTTGCAGGGGGTCGGCGACTCGGTGGTCACCGAAGCGGGCGGCCTCGGCGATTCGGTGGTCGTGGTGGGCCTGAGCATGGGCGCCACCGTGGGCGCGTGGATCGCCCAACATCGCCAGGTCACGCGCGTGGTGCTCATCGCGCCGGCCATCGAGCCGGGCCGCATCCCGTCGCTGCTCGACCGCCCGCTCATCGGCCTCGCCGACCGGTTGCCGAACATGACGCGGCGGTCGCCACCCGACACCACGAGACCCGACCGCGAGCCGGGATTCAATCTGCACGCGGCGGCGCAGATCTTCGAGTTCGGACGCTCGATCCTGAGCGACGCCGCTCGCGACACTCCGCGCACGCGTGACATGGTCGTGCTGGTGAACGCCGCCGACCGCACGGTCAAGGAGTCGGCGGCGGAGGCGCTCGCACACGACTGGTCACGACACGGTGCCATGGCCCTGGTGTACGAGCTTCCGGACTCGTTGCGCCTTCCGCACAACATCATCGATCCGCTGCGGGGGCAAGCCGCCGGCGAAGCCGTGCTCGACCTGCTCCGGCGCCTCGCGTACGGGCAGCCGCCGCCGCCGCTGGTGCGGAGCCTGTCTCCCAACAGCGCACCGGAGTGACCCATGCGCCTCATCCGTCATCGTAGTTCGCTGGCCGTTCTCACCGCGCTCCTCGCCGCCTCGGCGTGCGTCCACTCGCCAACCGCGCCCGCCGGCCCGTCGGCAGCGCTCACGGCGCTGCCCCGGCAGCTCTCCCCCGCCGAACAGTCGGTGCTCGGCGCGGCCAACGCGTTCTCGTTCGCGCTCTTCGGCAAGGTGTCGGCCGCGCAGCCCGACACCAACGTCTTCCTGTCGCCGCTCAGTGCCTCGATGTCGCTCGGCATGGCCCTCAACGGCGCCGCCAACGGCACCTACGACGAGATGCGCTCGGCGCTCCAGTTCGGCTCCACCTCGCAGCACGACATCGATGCGGGCTACCACTCGCTCATCGCGCTGCTCACGGGGCTCGATCCGGCCGTGCAGCTCGACGTGGCGAACTCCGTCTGGTACGACCGCACGTTCCCCTTCTACCAGAGCTTCCTCGACACCACCAGGACGTACTTCGACGCCGACGTGCAGCCACTCGACTTCACCAACCAGAGCGCCTCACTGGCGGCCATCAACGGCTGGGTGAACACCAAGACCAACGGCAAGATTCCCACGATTCTCGACGCCATCCGGCAGGGCGACGTGATGTACCTGGTGAACGCGGTGTACTTCAACGCGCACTGGCGCACGCGCTTCGATTCGGCGCTCACGCAGGCGGCGCCGTTCACCCCCGCCGCGGGCGCGCCGCAGCAGGTCATGCTCATGCACCGCGAGGGCACGATGAGCTACGTGCAGACCGGCGCCTATCAGGCGGTGGACCTGGCCTACGGCGACTCCGCGTTCACGATGACGGTGCTGCTCCCGGCGCCCGGCGTGAGCGTGGACGCGCTGGCCGATTCGCTCACGCCGGCCTTCTGGACCACGCTCACCACGAGCCTGCACGGCAGCAAGGTGGACCTCTACCTGCCGAGGATGAAGCTGAGCTACGCCCGCACGCTCAACGGGGATCTCAAGGCGCTGGGCATGAACGCGGCGTTCGTGCCCGACGGCGCCGATTTCACGCGCATGTCGTCGATGGGCACCGCACTCTACGTCAGCTTCGTGAAGCAGAAGACGTTCGTGAGCGTGGACGAGAGCGGCACCGAAGCCGCGGCGGTGACGGTCACCGGGGTCGCAACCACTGCCTTCGAGCCCCCGGCGGTGATGCGCGTGGACCGGCCGTTCGTGTTCGTGATCCGCGAGCGGTTGTCGGGCACGATCCTGTTCATGGGCAAGATCGCGAGCCTGCCAGGCGCCTGACCGGGGCCGACTACTTGGCCAGCCGCACGACGCGTTCACGCAGCCACGTCCCCATCTGCGCCTCGCTGAGCGTGCCCGCGGCCAGCGCGGTCATCGCCTGGACCACCTCGGGCTCGTCTGCGGCGAGATCCCTCCCGTTCAGCCCCAGGAAGACCACGGCGGTCAGGAATGCGATCCGCTTGTTGCCGTCGTTGAACGCGTGCGCCTTCGCAAGGCCGAACGCATACGCCGCGCCGAGTGTCGCGAGATCCACGTTCGGGTCGTAGTGCCACTTCTGCCGCGGCCGAGCCAGGGCCGCCTCCAGCGCCGCGTCGTCGCGAATGCCCTGGAGGCCGCCGTGCTCGCGCAGTTGATCGAGATGCACGGCCTCGACGACGACGCGCGGCACCCACCGCGGCTCACGCATTGCCTACCTGGCGAGTTCGCGAAGGGCGTTCCTGAACTTCTTCGCGGCCCGTGCGGCCACGTCCAGGCCGGCCGCCACGTCGGGATCATACGGGGTCAACAGGATGCCGCGGTCGGTCTCGACCGCCAGCACCCGGTCGCCCACGTCCAGGTGC contains the following coding sequences:
- a CDS encoding DUF2283 domain-containing protein, with product MKLNYHADTDSLYIDLSEQPSVETRTVSEGIALDYDRAGNLVGIDIDNASTKVQLKHLILNKLPAEIETIAG
- a CDS encoding serpin family protein, which encodes MRLIRHRSSLAVLTALLAASACVHSPTAPAGPSAALTALPRQLSPAEQSVLGAANAFSFALFGKVSAAQPDTNVFLSPLSASMSLGMALNGAANGTYDEMRSALQFGSTSQHDIDAGYHSLIALLTGLDPAVQLDVANSVWYDRTFPFYQSFLDTTRTYFDADVQPLDFTNQSASLAAINGWVNTKTNGKIPTILDAIRQGDVMYLVNAVYFNAHWRTRFDSALTQAAPFTPAAGAPQQVMLMHREGTMSYVQTGAYQAVDLAYGDSAFTMTVLLPAPGVSVDALADSLTPAFWTTLTTSLHGSKVDLYLPRMKLSYARTLNGDLKALGMNAAFVPDGADFTRMSSMGTALYVSFVKQKTFVSVDESGTEAAAVTVTGVATTAFEPPAVMRVDRPFVFVIRERLSGTILFMGKIASLPGA
- a CDS encoding vitamin B12-dependent ribonucleotide reductase, which codes for ALSNHKDGIYDTLASMALIHQSGGGTGFSFSRLRAKGSMVRSTTGVASGPISFMKLYDASTDAVKQGGTRRGANMGILRVDHPDILEFISCKEDLTQVTNFNISVAVTSKFMEAVEHKTSYDLVDPANGKVVGQLDANMVWDKMILGAWRTGEPGCFFIDEANKYNPVPHLGAYEATNPCGEQPLLAYDVCNLGSINVGYYVQDGVMDWDALRRDVHLSTHFLDNIIDVNKYPLPEIDALSKRIRRIGLGLMGFADMLVRLGIAYDTPEGVEMGRKVMEFLDVEGKRESQRLAEERGPFAEWARSIWGPDETCARDAEGKRIRPMQMLRNCNVTTVAPTGTISIIAGCSSGLEPLFAVAFMRNQAGVMMPDVNEDFVRIARAEGWYSEELMARIAKEGTIAMPEVPERWQRVFVTANQILPEWHIQMQAAFQLHCDSAISKTTNFAHTATVDDVRKIYERAYALNCKGVTVYRDGSRDNQVLSTGATQKAAAERDGSAKASREEMGDLRGTIAEQDAEIERLKKKVYDVEAENLQRRAKRSRPEKLRGTTIRKETPLGTMFVSINEDDRGQPFEVFITLGKAGGSAMADAEAMGRLISLALRSGIPLPEVHRQLRGISSDRVVGLGPNKVMSVPDAIGLALEEWMRDKQGVQQELIADRSAPGDATDPVVVRQVGKATPAAGGAGQAQFELEAFDGGQAFMGTCPDCGSQLEYAEGCVKCHVCGFSECG
- a CDS encoding YncE family protein — translated: MPATMAPAGHLQLVADVPLPGPANRFDYQSVDPASRRLYISHMDAGRLLVFDLDASRVVGDVGGVDRATGVLAVPEHHTIYVSAAGVHQVVAVDDQTLTVQARIAGARFPDGIAYAPAENKVFVSDESGGVDLVIDARTNTLRGLIALGGEAGNTHYDSESHCILVAVQTRNQLVAIDPASEKVVARYDLPGSDHPHGFTVDETGRLAFVSSEGNATLQLLDLRTMKVLATYPVGDDPDVLAWDAAWRRLYVASESGVVSVFNATRNALQPVEVLHIPHAHSVAVDPLTHRVYLPLQNVDGRPVLRILAADRDHH
- a CDS encoding AbrB/MazE/SpoVT family DNA-binding domain-containing protein, which gives rise to MVRDLTLRQVGGSIGATIPKDMAERLHLDVGDRVLAVETDRGILLTPYDPDVAAGLDVAARAAKKFRNALRELAR
- a CDS encoding carboxypeptidase regulatory-like domain-containing protein; this translates as MRLPMHDRRHRLLLAGMLLAMAGAAPCSAQQPVARGTGIITGRVVDSVAAPVPGAIVSLDTLGLATTADSTGTFRIAGVPPGRRTLTIHEIGFATTSVPLSLAAGETAVRTITVARSAVMLPAVSSRAVGQFGKPARLAYTMKYDEFYRRRYSSTTSGLFYTHEDLLKMKTSDLPDMLQRVPGLRLRQNMGSTQLSFPGCSNNHILIMLDYQRVWPPDSLLRGSSGTVPMPPTRGASGSLPTMGGSGGDPFELIGTLHINNVEAIEVYKDFASLPLDAIGEICGAIYIWTR
- a CDS encoding type II toxin-antitoxin system death-on-curing family toxin yields the protein MREPRWVPRVVVEAVHLDQLREHGGLQGIRDDAALEAALARPRQKWHYDPNVDLATLGAAYAFGLAKAHAFNDGNKRIAFLTAVVFLGLNGRDLAADEPEVVQAMTALAAGTLSEAQMGTWLRERVVRLAK
- a CDS encoding alpha/beta fold hydrolase, with protein sequence MFSRPLAAVALLAVAAAVRPLPAQTADSNYARSIAAIAQRQAVDDSIGAPGARSILLTGGAPTPRVIVLLHGLTDSPRQFERLAYLLYADGNNVYVPRLPEHGLRGGSVGALSALTAAQLQGVGDSVVTEAGGLGDSVVVVGLSMGATVGAWIAQHRQVTRVVLIAPAIEPGRIPSLLDRPLIGLADRLPNMTRRSPPDTTRPDREPGFNLHAAAQIFEFGRSILSDAARDTPRTRDMVVLVNAADRTVKESAAEALAHDWSRHGAMALVYELPDSLRLPHNIIDPLRGQAAGEAVLDLLRRLAYGQPPPPLVRSLSPNSAPE